The following proteins are co-located in the Candidatus Cloacimonadota bacterium genome:
- a CDS encoding nucleoside deaminase codes for MKELSDEYWMNIALEEAQTAFAEDEIPIGAVLVCNDKLIARAHNSTQRLNSPLAHAEKLVIELAQQELGKWLCDCRLYITLEPCAMCAGAIILSRIKSVIFGTFDEKNGACGSLYNLLSDRRFNHNPEVKSGIFAKESSELLKRFFNEKRISTTCLFTLRPDEIGTTENGR; via the coding sequence ATGAAAGAACTTTCAGATGAATATTGGATGAATATTGCATTAGAAGAAGCACAAACTGCCTTTGCAGAAGATGAAATTCCCATAGGTGCAGTTTTGGTATGCAATGATAAACTTATTGCCCGAGCTCATAATAGCACGCAGAGATTAAATAGTCCTCTGGCTCATGCAGAAAAATTAGTTATTGAATTGGCTCAACAGGAATTGGGAAAGTGGTTATGTGATTGCAGATTGTATATAACACTCGAGCCATGTGCAATGTGTGCTGGTGCGATTATTCTCTCAAGAATAAAATCAGTAATTTTTGGTACTTTTGATGAGAAAAACGGGGCATGTGGGTCTTTATATAATTTGCTTTCAGATAGGCGATTTAATCATAATCCCGAAGTAAAATCTGGTATTTTCGCAAAAGAATCCAGTGAACTCTTGAAGAGATTTTTTAATGAAAAGAGAATTTCAACCACCTGCCTTTTCACCCTTCGTCCCGATGAAATCGGGACTACGGAGAACGGGCGTTAA
- a CDS encoding PTS sugar transporter subunit IIA, which translates to MKLYEILSKECCKVNLHSRKKEDALKELVSLLKNSPILDNIDAQTILNSFWKREKLGSTGLGQGIAIPHCKMEGLSDFVLAIATSEKGVQFEALDNKKVHIFFLMVGPPDKPNDHLKLLSAISLMLRDEKIRNKLLKAPTPEELYEIIVMACGEGIKKPVPAEKQKLLIIILYEKRFLEDILELFIELGIKGSTVIDSIGMGGILTKVPLFADFINFLGQHKNYSKTILALVSESELSTLVKEVEGLIGDLDKRGGAALIALDILFAKGTMEYM; encoded by the coding sequence ATGAAACTATATGAGATATTATCTAAAGAATGCTGTAAGGTAAATTTGCATTCAAGGAAAAAAGAGGATGCACTAAAAGAATTAGTAAGTCTTCTTAAAAATTCTCCAATTTTGGATAACATAGACGCGCAGACAATCTTGAATTCTTTCTGGAAAAGAGAGAAACTTGGTAGCACAGGATTGGGCCAGGGCATTGCAATTCCACACTGCAAAATGGAAGGGCTCTCAGATTTCGTATTAGCAATTGCTACATCTGAGAAAGGTGTTCAGTTTGAGGCACTTGATAATAAGAAGGTCCATATATTCTTCCTTATGGTGGGACCACCTGACAAACCTAATGACCATTTGAAACTACTATCTGCCATTTCTTTAATGTTGCGAGATGAAAAGATCAGAAATAAACTGCTAAAGGCACCAACTCCAGAAGAACTCTATGAAATAATAGTTATGGCCTGTGGAGAAGGAATAAAAAAGCCAGTGCCTGCTGAAAAACAGAAACTGTTAATTATCATCCTTTATGAGAAAAGATTTTTGGAAGACATCCTTGAACTCTTTATTGAACTGGGAATAAAAGGTTCAACTGTGATTGATTCCATTGGAATGGGAGGAATTCTAACTAAAGTCCCACTGTTCGCTGACTTTATCAATTTTCTGGGACAGCATAAGAATTACAGTAAAACAATTTTAGCTCTTGTAAGTGAATCAGAACTTTCTACTTTGGTAAAGGAAGTGGAGGGATTAATCGGAGATTTGGATAAACGTGGTGGTGCTGCTCTGATTGCTCTTGATATATTATTTGCCAAAGGAACAATGGAATATATGTAA
- a CDS encoding Ig-like domain-containing protein yields MKKFMVLILSLTMLFIVNCSSSTDNNPTTPSVTITQPVDGDTLFTSTTLIKIEVSADEDIDNVSFSIDDEGIYTDQTQPFECEWSDFYWADGQKHTIEATAYDINNIPGSDNITITVSEDAKRYPTLLEPEDSSEVQNPIEFKWKSLPDAQYYTMKIVKEDDTTFTFIQQTTETLPPAHPDTTLNFSIPDTAGLGHYTWTVQVQNIWTLWSEYSPPFHFILTDE; encoded by the coding sequence ATGAAAAAATTTATGGTATTAATATTATCTTTGACTATGTTATTTATAGTTAATTGCTCATCAAGCACAGATAATAATCCCACAACTCCCTCTGTTACGATAACCCAACCTGTGGATGGAGATACACTTTTTACATCAACTACTTTGATAAAAATAGAAGTATCAGCCGATGAAGATATTGATAATGTTTCATTTAGTATAGATGATGAAGGGATATATACTGACCAGACCCAACCATTTGAATGCGAATGGTCTGATTTTTATTGGGCAGATGGGCAAAAGCATACTATTGAAGCAACAGCCTATGATATTAATAATATTCCGGGATCTGATAACATAACTATTACAGTCTCAGAAGATGCTAAGAGATATCCCACATTACTGGAGCCTGAAGATAGTAGTGAAGTGCAAAATCCGATAGAATTCAAATGGAAAAGTCTTCCTGATGCTCAGTACTATACTATGAAAATTGTAAAAGAAGACGATACCACCTTTACATTTATACAACAGACAACCGAAACTTTACCCCCTGCACACCCTGATACAACTCTCAATTTCAGTATTCCTGATACTGCTGGTCTTGGTCATTATACCTGGACAGTACAAGTCCAAAATATATGGACTCTTTGGAGTGAATATAGTCCACCTTTCCATTTTATTTTAACGGACGAGTAA
- a CDS encoding phosphoesterase, whose product MAKLFFSVDVHGANSVWRKWLRIPELYGVDALLLCGDLTGKSLVPLIEKGKGKYNAYYFGRNWTLEKGKEADEMEKRIQDAGAYTLRCNSDKIKELENNPEQVEKLMMQMIKDRIHYWMEMLIAKIDLSKVDVVAMPGNDDDHEIDEVIKSFGDKGVIWCLDDAIDILGIPTISLDYVNPTPWDTPREDNEKGMKKRLKKLIKKLDDPSQSIFNFHAPPYGTMLDLAPELDANKKPVTVAGQVNFVHVGCKAVTEAIEKYQPLIGLHGHIHESYGHDKIGNTPVVNPGSEYGEGILRGFIVEIKDKKIINYWKVEG is encoded by the coding sequence TTGGCGAAATTATTCTTTTCAGTTGATGTTCACGGCGCAAATAGTGTTTGGAGAAAATGGCTGCGGATTCCCGAACTTTATGGAGTTGATGCACTTCTATTATGTGGTGATCTAACTGGAAAATCACTTGTTCCCTTAATTGAAAAAGGAAAAGGTAAATACAATGCCTATTATTTTGGGAGAAATTGGACTCTGGAAAAAGGAAAAGAAGCGGATGAAATGGAAAAGCGAATTCAGGATGCAGGAGCTTATACATTGAGATGCAATTCCGACAAAATTAAAGAACTTGAAAATAATCCTGAACAAGTTGAAAAACTGATGATGCAAATGATAAAAGATAGAATTCATTATTGGATGGAAATGCTCATCGCTAAGATCGATCTTTCCAAAGTTGATGTAGTTGCTATGCCCGGAAATGATGATGATCATGAAATCGATGAAGTTATAAAATCCTTTGGAGATAAAGGAGTAATTTGGTGTCTGGATGATGCAATTGATATTCTGGGAATTCCTACTATAAGTCTCGATTATGTAAATCCAACTCCGTGGGACACACCAAGAGAAGATAATGAGAAAGGAATGAAAAAACGTCTTAAGAAACTTATTAAAAAACTCGATGACCCATCTCAATCAATTTTCAATTTTCACGCACCTCCCTATGGAACCATGCTCGATCTTGCTCCAGAACTCGATGCAAATAAAAAACCGGTAACTGTTGCCGGACAGGTAAATTTTGTGCATGTCGGCTGTAAAGCTGTTACAGAAGCTATTGAAAAATATCAGCCATTAATTGGGCTTCACGGACATATTCACGAATCATACGGTCATGATAAGATCGGAAATACTCCGGTTGTGAATCCGGGCTCTGAATATGGCGAAGGAATTTTGCGTGGATTTATTGTCGAAATAAAAGATAAGAAAATTATCAATTATTGGAAAGTAGAAGGTTAA
- a CDS encoding PDZ domain-containing protein, translated as MLKRSVSPDLSGKKLTLIVVALFIMATSIFVHNTVWAQEPNEEVEKALEEADKEVEEAMQKVEKSLSEISPSSEIEIEEKSESAETPFMGVYLDDIDFEDAYEMHYDYNYGVLLDGVVKGGPADKAGLMESDIIMEFDGQKARFEDHLTRLIRSKQVGDKVEVKFFRDEKIMTTTLTLGSRTTKKEREYEEITKEGKVIRKRKLSAGYGGGSWIPVWYQPDLKDINNILSNLGYKKETFSENGFLLQGGGGKGNVGKGWFIGGMGASYENSESTRHNWIHYNNEGILDTANVSRNAKYKINFWGVTLDKRFALSRKFVSSVGFLIGSGKNKITVSQIDKADIDNFDFEDDPSEQMDEFYDYKSTLSLEQKSIVFQPKVMIMWRIKKWLGIRAEAGYMTSYSPNGWKAKRNGKSVKIVNGPDTSMNGYTFTIGPWFGF; from the coding sequence ATGCTGAAACGAAGTGTAAGTCCCGACTTGTCGGGAAAAAAATTAACACTCATCGTAGTAGCCTTGTTTATAATGGCCACAAGTATCTTTGTTCATAATACTGTGTGGGCACAAGAACCAAATGAAGAGGTTGAAAAAGCCTTAGAAGAAGCTGATAAAGAAGTAGAAGAAGCTATGCAAAAAGTGGAAAAAAGTCTCTCTGAAATATCCCCATCATCGGAAATAGAAATTGAAGAAAAGAGCGAGTCTGCTGAAACACCTTTTATGGGTGTCTATCTTGATGACATTGACTTTGAAGATGCTTATGAAATGCACTATGACTATAACTATGGTGTGCTTTTAGATGGAGTTGTAAAAGGTGGTCCTGCTGATAAAGCCGGATTAATGGAAAGTGATATAATTATGGAATTTGATGGGCAGAAAGCAAGATTTGAAGACCACCTGACGAGATTAATTAGAAGCAAACAGGTAGGCGATAAGGTTGAAGTCAAATTCTTCCGAGATGAAAAAATAATGACAACTACACTCACTCTGGGTTCCAGAACGACAAAGAAAGAAAGAGAGTATGAAGAAATTACAAAAGAAGGAAAAGTTATTCGTAAAAGGAAATTGTCTGCTGGATACGGCGGTGGAAGCTGGATTCCTGTATGGTACCAACCAGACCTTAAAGATATTAACAATATTCTTTCTAATCTTGGCTACAAAAAAGAGACCTTTTCTGAAAATGGATTTCTCTTACAAGGTGGTGGAGGTAAAGGTAATGTAGGCAAAGGCTGGTTCATTGGTGGAATGGGTGCAAGTTATGAAAATTCAGAATCCACAAGACACAATTGGATACACTATAATAATGAAGGTATTTTAGATACAGCTAATGTTTCCAGAAACGCAAAATACAAAATCAATTTTTGGGGTGTAACTTTGGATAAGAGATTTGCACTATCAAGAAAATTTGTGAGTTCTGTTGGATTTCTAATAGGAAGTGGAAAAAATAAAATAACGGTCTCTCAAATTGATAAAGCTGATATTGATAATTTTGATTTTGAAGATGACCCCAGCGAACAAATGGACGAGTTCTATGATTACAAAAGCACTCTTTCTTTGGAACAGAAATCTATTGTATTTCAACCAAAAGTTATGATTATGTGGCGAATAAAAAAATGGCTGGGGATTCGTGCAGAAGCAGGATATATGACAAGTTATTCACCGAATGGATGGAAGGCAAAACGCAATGGAAAATCTGTTAAAATAGTTAATGGACCTGATACTTCTATGAATGGCTATACATTCACCATCGGTCCCTGGTTTGGATTCTAA
- a CDS encoding GNAT family N-acetyltransferase — MFEIKILKTKDHLNETITKNSIVDFLYEHLDRFRDTKSAISKSIDYAFSKESGKGGFILTAIEKGKIVGAVVINKTGMTEYIPENVLVYIAVHKDYRVVKGIGRYLMEKALDISEGDISLHVEYDNKAAIKLYKRIGFSTKYVEMRYKKCQK; from the coding sequence ATGTTTGAAATCAAAATTTTAAAAACGAAAGATCATCTAAATGAAACAATAACAAAAAATTCAATTGTTGATTTTCTCTATGAACATTTAGACCGTTTTAGAGATACCAAAAGTGCAATTTCTAAATCTATTGATTATGCTTTTTCCAAAGAAAGCGGAAAAGGTGGATTTATTCTTACTGCAATAGAAAAGGGAAAAATTGTAGGAGCTGTTGTAATAAATAAAACTGGAATGACTGAATATATTCCTGAAAATGTTTTAGTTTATATTGCGGTTCATAAAGATTATAGAGTAGTTAAGGGTATAGGAAGATATCTTATGGAAAAAGCGCTTGATATTTCGGAGGGAGATATTTCTTTACATGTAGAATATGATAATAAAGCTGCAATAAAACTTTATAAAAGAATTGGTTTTTCAACAAAATATGTTGAAATGAGATATAAAAAATGTCAGAAGTAA
- a CDS encoding APC family permease gives MKEGIIFTRRASGLVRELSWFDVFIFVVAGPAASGVMFYSVSTAADFPGASLPLAFLIGLFIFLPIMLLVAITSATMPRSGGLYIAISRVLGPTMGFISSWLLFIGYGISSGVLGYLVVGLIGSGFSTAALSSGIGWLANAGKIMQTSAGQLVGGTIWVIFFWYIAYTGIRKVKKIMRIAFFIPLVGTVIAIFWFFLSGGIESVSAAFNQTWGAGAFEAIQQKAAELGWKAHNFNWGTTISSLIVVIWAYSSITIINYAGGEIKTPKTSMIRGFMLGTIFVGLFYVIIVVAVYKAFGNFIGCYDFLFDNHPKVLAGIMGETVKPSIPFYFMSIAKNVWFGLIVAVSIALWFANSILPGFLANSRLAFALAMDKSFPKSLAKVNRKTGSPTNAVHLNAVFCFIGVLIMLLSVNVILSILTVTTFFIFWPYGLSAMLLPYHKPEIYNRSPVKWEIFKIPVMSILGAFTFIVGWFFIYLSIRNFSPVIMLTLIGVMLIGMVVYLVQQNKNKKDGVDVSKIYSQIPPE, from the coding sequence ATGAAAGAAGGAATAATTTTTACAAGGCGCGCCTCAGGACTCGTTAGAGAATTATCCTGGTTTGATGTATTTATTTTTGTTGTTGCAGGTCCTGCTGCATCCGGTGTTATGTTCTATTCTGTATCAACGGCAGCAGATTTTCCGGGAGCAAGTTTACCTTTAGCTTTTTTGATCGGGCTTTTCATTTTTTTACCGATTATGCTATTAGTTGCAATTACTTCAGCAACAATGCCGCGTTCAGGTGGTTTATATATTGCGATTAGTAGAGTTTTAGGACCAACAATGGGTTTCATAAGTTCCTGGCTATTATTTATTGGATATGGAATTTCCAGTGGAGTTCTGGGTTATCTTGTGGTTGGTTTGATAGGTTCGGGATTTTCTACAGCAGCCTTAAGCAGCGGAATTGGCTGGTTAGCGAATGCAGGAAAAATAATGCAGACCTCAGCAGGTCAACTTGTCGGTGGAACTATCTGGGTAATTTTCTTCTGGTATATAGCTTACACAGGAATTAGAAAAGTTAAAAAAATAATGCGGATTGCTTTCTTTATTCCTTTAGTTGGGACAGTAATCGCAATTTTTTGGTTTTTCCTTTCTGGTGGAATCGAGAGTGTATCTGCTGCTTTTAATCAAACATGGGGAGCAGGAGCATTTGAAGCCATTCAACAAAAAGCTGCTGAATTGGGTTGGAAAGCTCATAACTTTAACTGGGGAACAACCATCAGTTCTCTTATCGTAGTAATCTGGGCATATTCCAGTATTACGATTATCAACTATGCAGGCGGTGAAATAAAAACTCCCAAAACCAGTATGATAAGAGGTTTTATGCTGGGAACTATTTTTGTGGGATTGTTTTATGTGATAATTGTAGTTGCTGTTTATAAGGCATTCGGAAATTTTATAGGTTGCTACGATTTTCTTTTTGATAATCATCCAAAAGTTCTTGCTGGAATTATGGGAGAAACTGTTAAACCATCCATTCCTTTCTATTTTATGTCAATTGCCAAAAATGTCTGGTTCGGCTTGATCGTTGCAGTTTCCATAGCCTTATGGTTTGCAAATTCCATTCTTCCCGGATTTCTTGCAAATTCCAGGTTAGCTTTTGCTTTAGCAATGGATAAATCATTTCCGAAATCACTTGCAAAAGTAAACAGAAAAACAGGTTCTCCCACAAATGCTGTTCATTTGAATGCGGTTTTCTGCTTTATCGGCGTTTTGATAATGCTGCTTTCTGTAAATGTGATTCTTTCGATATTAACAGTTACCACCTTTTTTATTTTCTGGCCATATGGTTTAAGCGCAATGTTGCTTCCATATCATAAACCGGAGATTTATAATCGTTCACCGGTAAAATGGGAAATCTTCAAAATTCCGGTCATGAGTATATTAGGTGCATTTACATTTATTGTTGGCTGGTTTTTTATCTATCTGTCTATCAGAAATTTCTCACCAGTTATAATGCTAACCTTAATTGGTGTGATGTTGATTGGAATGGTCGTTTATTTAGTTCAGCAAAATAAGAACAAAAAAGATGGTGTGGATGTGAGTAAAATATATTCACAAATTCCACCTGAATAG
- a CDS encoding aminotransferase class III-fold pyridoxal phosphate-dependent enzyme, with product MFSKNELCKTFINDVNEHPERINVSIERIEEVLKMVIGEEKAENICNNKLFNVKNKRAQIEEEKANSICDLILENINYDQLQRIILMFQDSEISTQEAIELHEKFKIPVSHLEKDIIPVRGEGAWIVSNQGKTYLDMDSNYSATNLGMNNEEIAKGLYNQASQLISMKEDRVHIPRSRFLKRIMGMMPEGLTNFYWQNSGGEAVDKSIKIAKAFTGHRGVIALENGFHGRTHGALAVTYNLKYRKPFGLENEDWVHFVKPGEIDEIEDLFKENKARSIILELVQGEEAGINPLEKGFVSRIRKICDKYNGVMICDEVQTGFGRVAEKEGEWFASHTYNVIPDIMVIGKSFGGGYPVTAVVSNDKISDAMKGGYDGSTFGGNPMAMVAALIATRQMRELNITKNVVERSKQIFDGLDKIDKKFDIFSNPHGMGMMIGFDLPSADDVNKFQDLLVKYRVKSSLSTNNTVRFLPPLILSEIEGKFLLSAIEKALEDM from the coding sequence ATGTTTTCAAAAAATGAATTATGTAAAACATTTATTAATGATGTTAATGAACATCCGGAAAGAATAAATGTTTCGATTGAAAGAATCGAAGAAGTATTAAAAATGGTCATAGGAGAAGAAAAAGCAGAAAATATCTGTAATAATAAGTTATTCAATGTTAAGAATAAACGAGCACAAATAGAAGAGGAAAAAGCTAATTCGATTTGTGATTTAATATTAGAGAATATCAACTATGATCAACTGCAAAGAATAATATTAATGTTTCAGGATTCGGAAATTTCAACACAAGAAGCAATTGAACTTCATGAGAAATTTAAAATTCCTGTATCTCACCTTGAAAAAGATATTATTCCTGTTCGTGGAGAAGGTGCGTGGATTGTAAGTAATCAAGGAAAAACATATTTAGATATGGATAGTAACTATAGTGCTACAAATCTTGGTATGAATAATGAAGAAATTGCCAAAGGATTATATAATCAGGCATCTCAATTAATTTCTATGAAAGAAGATAGAGTGCACATCCCCAGATCTCGATTTCTGAAAAGAATCATGGGAATGATGCCAGAAGGACTTACGAATTTTTATTGGCAAAATAGTGGTGGTGAAGCTGTAGATAAATCAATCAAGATTGCAAAAGCCTTCACTGGTCATCGTGGTGTCATTGCATTAGAAAATGGCTTTCACGGTAGAACTCATGGTGCTTTAGCTGTAACTTACAATTTAAAGTATAGAAAACCCTTTGGATTGGAGAATGAAGATTGGGTTCATTTTGTTAAACCGGGAGAGATTGATGAAATAGAAGATTTGTTTAAAGAAAATAAAGCAAGATCAATTATTTTAGAACTGGTACAAGGAGAAGAAGCTGGTATTAATCCTCTAGAGAAGGGCTTTGTTAGCAGGATAAGAAAAATATGCGATAAATACAATGGAGTAATGATTTGTGATGAGGTGCAAACCGGTTTTGGTCGCGTAGCAGAAAAAGAAGGAGAATGGTTCGCAAGTCACACTTATAATGTTATTCCTGATATTATGGTAATTGGAAAATCATTCGGTGGCGGATATCCTGTTACTGCTGTAGTTTCAAACGATAAAATATCCGATGCAATGAAAGGCGGATATGATGGTTCAACATTCGGAGGAAATCCAATGGCTATGGTTGCTGCTCTGATAGCAACGAGACAAATGCGGGAATTGAATATAACAAAAAATGTTGTAGAAAGGTCTAAGCAGATTTTTGATGGATTAGACAAAATTGACAAAAAATTTGATATTTTTTCAAATCCACACGGTATGGGAATGATGATCGGTTTTGATTTACCTTCAGCAGATGATGTAAACAAATTCCAGGATTTACTTGTTAAATATAGAGTTAAATCATCATTATCAACGAATAACACTGTTAGATTTCTTCCTCCTTTGATTCTTTCTGAAATTGAAGGAAAATTTTTATTATCTGCAATTGAGAAAGCATTAGAAGACATGTAA
- a CDS encoding alanine racemase, translating to MSEVIIKKNRIISNIDKINTYLGNNNIKWSLIVKVLSGHKELLHSILSNPLIKKVHSIGDSRLSNLKVIKKVAPDIVTMYIKPTAIKNVKSVIKFADISFNTTLSTILALNEEAKKNNKIHRIIIMIEMGELREGIIRENIVDFYSNIFELSNVKVIGLGTNLGCMYGIEPTYDKLIQLSLYKQLLETKFNKKLNLISGGSSITLPLIGKHKIPKAVNHFRIGEAAFFGTSPFNNKKFRNFSTEAFEFKANIIELEEKEVEPDGIISDGSVGHIKEAGKDASFPKSYKAILDFGILDVDVNELTLKDKNINFIGTTSDMTVYDIGPNLTKFQRTKYRVGKQISFHPSYMAVARLMSSKFVEKKIV from the coding sequence ATGTCAGAAGTAATTATTAAAAAAAACAGAATTATTAGTAACATTGATAAAATTAATACATATTTGGGCAATAATAACATCAAGTGGTCATTAATTGTAAAAGTTCTTTCCGGTCATAAAGAATTATTGCATTCGATACTTTCAAATCCTCTGATAAAAAAGGTCCATTCGATCGGTGATTCAAGACTCTCAAATTTGAAAGTAATAAAGAAAGTCGCTCCGGACATAGTTACAATGTATATCAAACCTACTGCTATCAAAAATGTTAAATCTGTCATCAAATTCGCAGATATTTCATTTAATACAACTCTTTCAACTATTTTAGCATTAAATGAAGAAGCAAAAAAAAACAATAAGATTCACAGAATAATTATCATGATTGAAATGGGAGAATTAAGAGAAGGAATTATTCGGGAAAATATTGTTGATTTTTATTCAAATATCTTTGAACTCTCCAACGTTAAAGTTATTGGTTTAGGAACTAATTTAGGTTGTATGTATGGAATTGAACCGACTTATGATAAATTGATACAATTGTCGCTTTATAAACAATTATTAGAAACGAAATTCAATAAAAAATTAAACCTGATTTCCGGAGGGAGTTCCATAACACTTCCATTAATAGGAAAGCACAAAATTCCAAAAGCTGTAAATCATTTCAGAATAGGGGAAGCAGCATTTTTTGGGACATCTCCTTTTAATAATAAAAAATTTCGCAATTTTTCTACTGAAGCATTTGAATTTAAAGCAAACATTATTGAATTAGAGGAAAAGGAAGTTGAACCTGATGGTATAATAAGTGATGGCAGTGTTGGTCATATAAAAGAAGCGGGAAAAGATGCTTCATTTCCAAAAAGTTATAAAGCTATTCTCGATTTTGGGATTTTAGATGTTGATGTGAATGAACTTACACTAAAAGATAAAAATATAAATTTCATTGGAACTACTTCCGATATGACTGTTTATGATATAGGTCCTAATTTAACAAAATTTCAAAGAACAAAATATAGAGTTGGTAAACAGATAAGTTTTCATCCCAGTTATATGGCTGTTGCAAGATTGATGAGTTCGAAATTTGTTGAAAAGAAAATTGTTTAA
- a CDS encoding cation:proton antiporter: protein MSTTLSAICIILKDGLIWLRTAVSQHILFAIGILLIAGYILGKLAEKVKLPVITGYIIAGILLGESIGAVIELKMVHALRPITETALGLIALVIGGEFSKVKLKAIGRKVAITTFFQIGMTFLIVSLALILAGFKSEFALLLGAIATATAPAATVVIVQSLRARGKFVDYLYGLVALDDAGSVLLFSIVLALVGSIISKANGTSVAVGITIAKAFWEILFSLIIGFLGGYILHRVTYKRQNKSEIMIVSLGIVFIIIGLAHPLHISPLMTNMMVGATLVNLSAKNERISRILEPLTPPIYAAFFAIAGTELQLGIFTGPKILFFGLIFILARLIGKYSGVYLGASCSKSELNIRNYLGFCMFPQAGVAIGLVLMVQASPIIVHASIQMQSIAVTMVNIVIFSVFVNELLGPGLSKWAIIKGAELGDDVY, encoded by the coding sequence ATGTCAACAACTTTATCTGCTATCTGCATCATTCTCAAAGATGGACTAATCTGGCTGAGAACAGCAGTTAGTCAGCATATTCTCTTTGCAATTGGAATCCTGCTAATTGCTGGATATATACTTGGCAAACTTGCTGAAAAAGTAAAACTTCCTGTAATTACTGGCTATATTATAGCAGGTATACTCTTGGGAGAATCTATTGGTGCAGTGATTGAGCTCAAAATGGTTCATGCTCTACGGCCTATTACAGAAACTGCATTGGGACTGATTGCTCTTGTAATTGGAGGTGAATTCTCAAAAGTAAAATTAAAAGCTATCGGCAGGAAAGTTGCGATTACCACATTTTTCCAAATAGGAATGACCTTTCTTATAGTAAGCTTAGCATTAATTTTAGCCGGATTTAAGTCTGAATTCGCTCTCCTTTTAGGAGCAATTGCTACTGCAACAGCACCGGCTGCTACAGTGGTTATTGTCCAAAGTTTGCGAGCACGTGGAAAATTTGTTGACTATCTTTATGGTCTTGTGGCTCTAGATGATGCAGGCTCAGTGCTCCTTTTTAGTATTGTTCTTGCTTTAGTAGGCTCTATAATTTCAAAAGCTAATGGTACCTCAGTTGCTGTTGGAATTACGATTGCAAAGGCGTTCTGGGAAATATTATTCTCACTCATCATTGGATTCTTGGGAGGATATATTCTGCATAGGGTAACTTACAAAAGACAGAATAAAAGTGAGATTATGATTGTCTCTCTGGGTATTGTCTTTATTATAATTGGACTGGCGCATCCACTCCATATCTCACCACTTATGACAAATATGATGGTGGGAGCAACTTTGGTAAACCTATCTGCAAAGAATGAACGTATTTCAAGAATATTAGAACCGCTTACTCCACCGATTTATGCTGCCTTTTTTGCTATTGCTGGAACAGAATTACAGCTTGGTATCTTTACAGGTCCAAAAATTTTATTCTTTGGTCTAATATTCATTCTGGCAAGACTGATTGGTAAATATTCTGGTGTATACTTAGGTGCATCTTGTAGCAAATCAGAACTAAATATTAGAAATTATCTTGGCTTCTGTATGTTTCCACAAGCCGGAGTGGCAATTGGATTGGTTCTAATGGTTCAAGCATCACCGATTATTGTTCATGCAAGCATTCAAATGCAAAGCATTGCAGTAACTATGGTAAACATTGTTATATTCTCAGTTTTTGTAAATGAATTATTAGGTCCAGGTCTATCTAAATGGGCAATTATCAAGGGTGCTGAATTGGGAGATGATGTATATTGA